One Pseudanabaena sp. ABRG5-3 DNA segment encodes these proteins:
- a CDS encoding VOC family protein, with protein MWLKAIDHIQVTSTPELEAEMIFFYGRALGLSEIPKPVSLQAVGAWYQLGNTQVHIATEPEIPNIQSRRHIAFQVEDLEAFRQHLQSLDVEIIPDRQPLANCDRFYLRDPAGNRIEILAYH; from the coding sequence ATGTGGCTTAAGGCGATCGACCATATCCAAGTTACTTCCACCCCTGAGTTAGAAGCTGAGATGATCTTTTTCTATGGTCGGGCGCTAGGACTATCCGAAATCCCCAAACCTGTATCACTACAGGCTGTGGGTGCATGGTATCAACTAGGTAATACTCAAGTTCATATCGCGACGGAACCAGAAATTCCCAATATCCAAAGTAGACGACATATCGCTTTTCAAGTCGAAGATTTGGAAGCTTTTCGTCAGCATTTACAAAGTCTGGATGTCGAGATTATTCCCGATCGCCAACCATTAGCAAATTGCGATCGCTTTTATCTGCGTGACCCTGCTGGCAATCGGATCGAGATTCTTGCATACCATTAA
- a CDS encoding MFS transporter, protein MSSHPQSPNQKSSQTSPEINHLSNRPDPFAALRIRDFRLFAIGRILIFTSFQMQTVALGWEIYDRTGSALALGGVGLAQVTPMILLTLLAGHVADRHDRKKTILFAIFLLIICSLGLAAISYGKGAIAWIYVILALIGIGRAFLKPASDAFVWQLIPIHMFTNAATWNSSSFQIAAVAGPALGGLAIAILGKATGVYLFSALAALSCFIAVAIIPQRPVTYSSEPISIKALSAGFKFVWNNQLILASISLDLFAVLLGSATALLPIFAKDILQVGPLELGFLQAAPSIGALTMAVIIAHLPPFRRAGLAMLWSVVGFGIVTIIFGLSRWFWLSLLMLVFSGALDMISVVIRHTLVQIRTPENLRGRVAAVNSVFISASNELGGFESGLAAAVFGPIIAVVGGGIGTITVVFATLWLFPSLKTLGALEDYREPDLELSEVQASEV, encoded by the coding sequence ATGAGTTCTCATCCGCAAAGTCCTAATCAAAAATCTTCGCAAACTTCACCTGAAATTAACCATCTTAGCAATCGCCCCGATCCCTTTGCGGCTCTCCGAATTCGTGATTTTCGTCTCTTTGCGATCGGCAGAATTCTCATTTTTACTTCCTTCCAAATGCAAACCGTAGCCCTTGGTTGGGAAATTTATGATCGCACTGGTTCCGCCTTAGCCTTGGGTGGTGTAGGCTTAGCGCAAGTCACACCCATGATCCTGTTAACGCTATTAGCAGGACATGTCGCCGATCGCCACGATCGCAAAAAGACGATCCTATTCGCCATTTTTCTCCTCATTATCTGCTCCCTCGGACTTGCCGCAATCTCCTATGGCAAAGGAGCGATCGCATGGATTTATGTGATTTTGGCTTTAATCGGCATCGGTCGCGCCTTCCTCAAACCCGCCAGTGATGCCTTTGTCTGGCAGTTAATCCCCATCCATATGTTTACCAATGCCGCCACTTGGAACAGTAGCAGTTTCCAAATCGCAGCCGTGGCGGGACCCGCTTTAGGAGGATTAGCGATCGCTATTCTCGGTAAAGCTACGGGAGTATATCTATTTTCGGCACTTGCGGCTCTATCTTGTTTTATCGCTGTGGCGATCATTCCCCAACGCCCTGTCACCTACTCTTCAGAACCAATATCGATCAAGGCTCTATCCGCAGGCTTCAAATTTGTTTGGAATAATCAACTGATCCTCGCTTCAATTTCCCTTGATCTGTTTGCCGTTCTTCTTGGCAGCGCAACTGCCCTCTTACCCATTTTTGCGAAGGATATTCTCCAAGTTGGACCTCTAGAACTCGGCTTTCTCCAAGCTGCTCCTTCCATTGGAGCCTTAACGATGGCTGTAATTATTGCTCATTTACCACCTTTCCGTCGTGCAGGATTAGCGATGCTCTGGTCAGTCGTTGGGTTTGGCATAGTCACGATTATCTTCGGTCTATCCCGTTGGTTCTGGCTCTCATTGTTGATGCTCGTCTTTAGCGGAGCGCTCGACATGATCAGCGTTGTCATTCGCCATACTCTCGTCCAGATTCGCACCCCCGAAAATTTGCGCGGTCGGGTTGCTGCTGTCAATAGTGTATTTATCAGCGCATCCAATGAGCTAGGCGGCTTTGAGTCAGGTTTAGCAGCAGCAGTCTTTGGTCCGATTATCGCTGTAGTCGGTGGCGGCATTGGCACGATCACCGTAGTATTTGCTACTCTCTGGCTATTCCCCAGCCTCAAGACCCTTGGTGCATTAGAAGACTATCGCGAACCAGATTTGGAATTATCAGAAGTCCAAGCCTCAGAAGTGTAA
- a CDS encoding MarR family winged helix-turn-helix transcriptional regulator: MGSKKSVRQSASESIAPVLDSTLSKQCAAKVMETIPLVMRFIRADMRDRKATELSVPQFRTLAFLDRNPGASLVELSEHLGVTCATASANTERLVQRNFVHRCDHPSERRRVSLKLTPDGKAHLDAARDLTRAYIADLLDSLSEEQIAKIDDSLALLYQVFESKSTP, translated from the coding sequence ATGGGATCGAAAAAGTCAGTTCGCCAATCAGCTTCAGAATCAATTGCTCCAGTTCTGGACTCCACATTATCCAAACAATGTGCAGCTAAAGTAATGGAAACAATTCCCTTAGTCATGCGATTTATTCGGGCGGATATGCGCGATCGCAAGGCAACTGAACTATCGGTTCCCCAATTTCGGACTCTAGCTTTTTTAGATCGTAACCCCGGTGCATCCCTAGTCGAGCTTTCGGAACATTTAGGCGTAACCTGTGCCACTGCCTCAGCGAATACGGAACGCCTTGTCCAACGCAACTTTGTCCATCGCTGTGACCATCCATCGGAACGTCGTCGCGTTTCTCTAAAATTAACCCCCGACGGTAAGGCCCATCTTGATGCTGCTAGAGATTTAACCCGAGCCTACATTGCCGATCTGCTGGACTCTCTGAGTGAGGAACAGATCGCCAAAATTGATGACAGTTTAGCGCTTCTCTACCAAGTTTTTGAATCCAAATCTACTCCGTGA